One Rhizophagus irregularis chromosome 5, complete sequence DNA window includes the following coding sequences:
- a CDS encoding 40S ribosomal protein variant 2, which translates to MADKKIAKRQGVIYTETANSIAQALYDLENNVPELKKDLKPLQISDAKEYELGGGKKAIAIFVPVPLLKQFHKVQQRLTRELEKKFSDRHIVFIAQRNIMRKPGRKSRAKQARPRSRTLTSVHEKFLEDLVYPTEIVGKRTRVKVDGSKIIKVS; encoded by the exons ATGGCTGATAAAAAGATAGCAAAACGTCAAGGCGTAATTTATACCGAGACTGCAAATTCAATTGCACAAGCCCTCTATGATCTTGAAAACAATGTtccagaattaaaaaaagatttgaagCCTTTACAAATTTCTGACGCAAAAGAG TATGAATTAGGTGGAGGTAAAAAGGCCATTGCAATTTTCGTCCCAGTCCCATTATTGAAGCAATTCCATAAGGTTCAACAAAG gCTTACTCGTGAACTAGAAAAGAAATTCTCTGACCGCCACATTGTTTTTATTGCACAACGAAATATTATGCGCAAACCCGGCCGTAAGTCCCGAGCCAAGCAGGCTCGTCCGCGATCGCGGACTCTTACCTCTGTACATGAAAAGTTTCTAGAAGACTTGGTATATCCCACTGAAATTGTGGGAAAGAGGACACGTGTTAAAGTTGATGGTAGCAAGATCATTAAA GTATCTTGA
- a CDS encoding AP-3 complex subunit sigma-1, which produces MIKSVLIFNNHGKPRITKFYQQIDIGTQQALIQEIFSLVSKRPDTVCNFLEGSQMLGGKDTRIIYRHYATLYFVFVVDECESELGILDLIQVFVESLDKCFENVCELDLIFHFEEVHHILAEVISGGMVLETNITEIVHSFSESNKFKKRSGAMATIAGSGAGAVARDLGANLANTVTTTLQSTLQNTVSATFPTFRRTGFNS; this is translated from the exons ATGATTAAATCAGTCTTAATTTTCAACAATCACGGAAAACCTcgaattactaaattttatcaacaaata GATATTGGTACACAACAAGCATTGATTcaagaaatattttcattagtATCAAAAAGACCTGATACAGTATGCAATTTTCTTGAAGGGAGTCAGATGCTCGGAGGTAAAGACACACGAATAATTTATAGACATTATGCtactttatattttgtttttgttgttGATGAATGTGAAAGCGAATTAGGAATTTTGGATTTAATTCAG GTATTTGTGGAGAGTTTGGATAAATGTTTTGAGAATGTTTGCGAACTTGATTTG ATCTTTCACTTTGAAGAGGTTCATCACATTCTTGCAGAGGTTATCTCAGGAGGAATG GTTTTGGAAACTAATATTACTGAGATTGTTCATTCATTCAGTGAATcaaacaaattcaaaaaacGTTCAGGCGCAATGGCTACAATTGCAGGAAGTGGAGCGGGAGCTGTTGCAAGAGATTTAGGTGCAAATTTGGCAAATACAGTTACAACTACTTTACAATCTACTTTGCAAAATACAGTGAGCGCTACTTTCCCTACTTTTCGGAGAACAGGTTTTAATTCTTGA
- a CDS encoding 40S ribosomal protein — translation MADKKIAKRQGVIYTETANSIAQALYDLENNVPELKKDLKPLQISDAKEYELGGGKKAIAIFVPVPLLKQFHKVQQRLTRELEKKFSDRHIVFIAQRNIMRKPGRKSRAKQARPRSRTLTSVHEKFLEDLVYPTEIVGKRTRVKVDGSKIIKVYLDSKDATSLEYKLDTFKSVYKYLTSKDVEFQFNQLD, via the exons ATGGCTGATAAAAAGATAGCAAAACGTCAAGGCGTAATTTATACCGAGACTGCAAATTCAATTGCACAAGCCCTCTATGATCTTGAAAACAATGTtccagaattaaaaaaagatttgaagCCTTTACAAATTTCTGACGCAAAAGAG TATGAATTAGGTGGAGGTAAAAAGGCCATTGCAATTTTCGTCCCAGTCCCATTATTGAAGCAATTCCATAAGGTTCAACAAAG gCTTACTCGTGAACTAGAAAAGAAATTCTCTGACCGCCACATTGTTTTTATTGCACAACGAAATATTATGCGCAAACCCGGCCGTAAGTCCCGAGCCAAGCAGGCTCGTCCGCGATCGCGGACTCTTACCTCTGTACATGAAAAGTTTCTAGAAGACTTGGTATATCCCACTGAAATTGTGGGAAAGAGGACACGTGTTAAAGTTGATGGTAGCAAGATCATTAAAGT GTATCTTGATAGCAAGGACGCTACATCTTTAGAATATAAACTTGACACTTTTAAATCTGTCTACAAGTATCTTACTAGCAAGGATGTCGAGTTTCAATTCAATCAACTTGATTGa